The following nucleotide sequence is from Arvicola amphibius chromosome 1, mArvAmp1.2, whole genome shotgun sequence.
CTCGACAGTGGGTGTCGTAGGGCACTCCAGCAAGTGGACCCCAGCTTCAGCTGTATGCCCattggttgttgttgttactgatgttttgagtcagggtcttaatCTGCAGGCCTCGAGCGAGCTGCAGTTCTGATTCTGACTCCCAATGGCTGGGATGTAATCGCGTGCCACCATATCCTATGCGGTTCATGACTACCTTTTCCCCAAAGATGCATCCAGAGGTTATGTGGCTCCCACCCAGGCTGCGCCCATACATGTGTGGTGAGCAGGCAAGAGTCGCACGCAGCCCCTCTCTACCAGATGTTTCCACGCACAGGTGTTTCTTTGTGTGCCATGGGGACACAGGTGCTTTCTTGGACACTTCCCTGACAGATGAACCTCACACACAATAAACCAGTTTGTGGAGCCCCCTCTGCGGATGTCCTTCAGTGAGGATGGAAGGCCTTCAAGAACGAAATTCTGCACAGGCGCTTTATCCAGGTGTCTTTCACACAGGTGTGACTTGAAGCAGGTGTTCTCACTACATTACACTTACAGGTCCGCGTGTGTATCTTTCTAGTCCCATAcaggttggttggttgattaATTGATTGTGGGACtaaagatggaacccagggtctcatgaatGCTAGGGCGGAATTCATGGAGGGAGGAATCCAATCACTATGGCTTTCTAGACAGgaactctacccctgagccacgtCCTCTGACGTTTCCTAGATGATTCTAGTGTTCTGGCCCTGAGCCATGCCccatccctcttttccttttttattttaaaataggggTTCACAGAGCTGtttagcctggccttgaactcggatcctcctgcctcagcctcctgaataccTGCATTACCAGGCCTGACTTCAGGTTTGAATTCTTCAGTGTTACGCATCAGAGCCCGCCCCTTACAGGTGTGTATCTTCCTGGCTGTCGCCACGCCCCCTGCGCCTGCACACCTGTGCTACCGAGGAACCCCGGTGTGCGGTCCTTGCACCTGCTCACTTCCGCCTTCTGCGCTGCTCCCCGGCGCAAAGGGGTTCCCGTTACAGGTGCTCCCGCGGTGCGGCCCCGCCCCCTCAGCCCCGCCCCTCTCAGTCGGGCTCAGGTGCACAAGCCGGAAGTGCGCTCCCTGCCTAGGTAGGTGACTAAACTTTCCGGGTCACGTGAGCGGGCGGGGCGGGTGGGATCGGGAGCGACGGGGTGAAGGACAGCGACTCGGGGTTCCAGCCGGGGACCCGGGATTGGGAATCTGCGCCAAGTTCCTCTCAGACGCCCGGGCCAGGTAGGGAGGCAGGGAGCGCAGCCTGGCCTGTCCCGaactcctttccttctcctggcCCAGGAACGCGGCCCGAGAGTTAATCTTTAATCTCTGACCCTTGGCGCCGAGGGCGGGGACCGCACTCCAAGCTTGGTCGCCCGTCGCTGGGGCCTGAGCCCTGCGGGTCCAGCCCCCAACCCCACGCTGCGGCCTCTCCTTTGGTCTGGTCCCCAGGTCCCGAGTCTCAGGTGCCCTTCTCGACCCAAGATGCGGTAGGAATTGGAGCCCTGGGGAAGTCCTGTCCTTGGCGCCACCAACTCATCGTCCAAGCTCATGGCGACCCCAGGCCTGGGGCTGCTCCTGGCAGTTGGTCTGCCGATGCTGCCCGCCGGTTGGAGCCAAGCGTGTAGGTACCATCCCGGTAGGCGATGGGGTGAGAGGAGGGTTCCCTGGTAGAACCCAGCCGGACTGGGCATTTGCGACCCAGAGAGGGTGAAAGGTCTGAGGAATGGGCTTGGATTGTGTCTGGGGACTAGGTCCGAAATCCGAAAGCATTAGGTATTAGGGCTGAACTACAGGTTAGTCTAGCCCACCTCTGAACTCTGAactaactttctctctctctctctctctctctctctctctctctctctctctctctctctctctctctctctctctctctctctctgtctctctctcctctctccccctctctctcccctctctcccttcccttccctcactcCTTCTTTCGAACCCACAGTCTCCTGCAatctgggcaagcactctgccatcaAGCAGACCCCACACCCACAGCCCAGAATTCCTGAGTCCTTAAGTCTTGTGGAATTTGGGAGCTGGGGGTTGTTGGGCAGAGCccagaggtggaggaggggaggagagccaGGGCACCTGAGTCTGCATAGTTGAGAGTCTTAAGCAGCCAGGGGAcctggaggaggccagaaggccCAGCTGACAGGATTGGCAAGGGCCAGTAGGTGTGGACCCAGCCAgaccttccctctgtctctctgattcCAGTTTCGGgagcctttgggggggggggaagacggGACAGTGTGAGTCACACACTCCAGGGAAAGGTTGAGCCCCGCCCAGGTCCTTAAGAACCCTGGGCCagggtgatggtagtggtgatggtggtggtgacactgTCCTGGAAGCCATTTATTATAATGGTCTGGCTAACAGTGGTGACTTTGGCCAGATTATTCCCTTCTGGGCTAAGAGTGGCCACAGGAACCAATACCACACTTGAGGGTGGAGTGGGTGGGTGGCCTGGCAGTATCAGCAGTCTCTTCCAACTGGAGACTGGGAAGGAGTTTTACAAGgctgagtggggtgtgtgtgtgtttgtgtgtatggggtatggggatgtgtgtatgggggtgtgttgtgtgtgtgcgtatggtgtgtgtgtttgtatggtatgtgtgtgtatggtgtgtgtttgtgtgtgtgtggtgtgttgtgtatgtgtatggggtgtgtgtatagtgtgtgtgtatggggtgtgtgtatagtgtgtgtgtatggggtgtgtgtataatgtgtgtatgtgtgtatggggtgtgtatgtgtgtggggtgtgtgtgtatagtgtgtgtttgtgtgtggtgtgtgtgtgtatggggtgtgtttctgtgtgtgtatgtgtatggggtgtgtgtgtttgtatggtatgtgtgtgtgtttgtgtgtgtgtggtgtgtgtgtatgtgtatggggtatgtgtatggtgtgtgtgtgtatgtgtgtgtgtatgatgtgtgtgtatgtgtgtgtgtggtgtgtgtgtatatggagtgtgtgtgtatagtgtgtgtgtatggggtgtgtgtataatgtgtgtatgtgtgtatggggtgtgtatgtgtgtggggtgtgtgtatagtgtgtgtttgtgtgtggtgtgtgtgtgtatggtgtgtgtttctgtgtgtgtatgtgtatgtggtgtgtgtgtatggtgtgtgtgtgtgtgagagagatgacTAGTGAAGAGCCtggcatagatttttttctttttctgtttcacaGCCACAGCACCGGACCCTTTCAACAGCACGACTCCATCCCCAGACCCTGAGTCCAGTGGGGGCCTGGTGAGTTGGGAGGGGGTGCAAGCAGTGAGCGCAGGTGTGCGAGAGAGCACCGGCAATAGAGAGACCTTATTTTTAGTAAGTTTGCACATTCTAGGCCTGTGTACAGCCAGGTTGTGCCCAGCCCTAGCCCTGGGGTCtggtgtagctcaggctggcctctaacttccTCTATAgccagatgaccttgaactcctgatccttctgccttcccccTCAGTGCTGAGCTGACGTGTGCACCATCATGTTGGGTCTATGGGATGCTGTAGTCAAACCCAGGGTCCCACCCATGCCAGGCGAGCGCTCTACTCATGATGCAACGGGACTACTTATGGTCCCAGACagagtgctgggcagtggtggcactcgcTTTTAATCCcggtacttaggaggcagaggcaggccgatctctgtgagtttgaggccagcctggtctacagggtgagttccaggacagccagggctacacagagaaaccccctttaaaacaaacacacaataagAATCCCAGACACAGGGTAGCAAGACTTCTCTACATAAGGGTGTACAAGAATGTTAAGAATATTGTgtcttgctgggtgtggtggcccacacactctggagaaaggggcaggcagagctctgaagttcaaggccaacctggtctacatagtgaattccaggctagctagggctacaggaagttcctgtcttaaaaaaaaaagaatactgtgtCTTTGTGGGTATGGTGATACCCacatctcagcacttaggaggctgaggcaggaggattgccgcaatcaaagccagcctggggtataTAGATGAGACTATATCAAAATACCATAAAAGGGATGGGCATGGTGACTCAAGCCTGTTGTCCCAGCGCTGGCATtatggaggaggaggcaggaaattcagagttattttttttatgatttatctttattttatgtgcattggtgtgaaggtgtcagatcccctgtaactggattttcagacagttgtgcgctgccatgtgggtgctgggaattgaaccagtgtcctctggaagagcagtcagtgctcttaaccgctgagccatttctccagcccctcagagttatttttaattctatagtaagtccaaggccagcctgggctacctgtgACTCTGACCAAATAAACAGagaacacaaaaggaaagaaaaaagaagggaggacaAGAGAACCCCGAACCCTTATAGGTAGCCCAGAGGGAGCAGGTATGAAGGGGACATGGCTAGAGACAGAGGCACCAGTGTGAGAGGTGCTGAGGTGGTGTTTCTAGGTGTCTGAGGACCCTGCTGGATGACTAGGTGGGGTGAGTAGGGCCCGCATGCAGGTGGTCACACTGGTTCCCCTCATGTCCTCCCGCAGTCTTCAGAGGCCGTTGTAGCTATCGCTGTGGTCTTTTCCATCCTGGGAGTCATTCTCCTAGCGGTGGGGCTGTTCCTGCTGATGCGGAAACTTCGAGAAAAGCGCCAGACAGAGGGCACCTACCGGCCCAGCAGTGAGGAGCAGGTGGGTGCCCGTGCTCCACCACCCCCCAACCTCAAGCTGCCCCCGGAGGAGCGGCTCATCTGAACGCCGGGGTGTCGGCTATGGGCTGCCACCACCGTCCAGGACTGCCTTGGCACACcctggcccactgcagccacctTGGAGACACGCCAGCCTCTGATGGCTCAAGAGGACTCGGGGCGGGGAACCCTGGGGGCACCCGGCTGGTGGGCTACGCAGCATGCTGCCTCCGCTTGGCTCTGCATGAAGCTGGGGGTGCCGCGGCCGCGGGGGCCTCACCTCACCATTCATCTCGCGTGATCTTGCTCTGCTGTGTCTCCTACCGTGACTGCAGGCCCAACAAACCTCCTGTCCTTTCTTTCAATTTTCCCAGGCATCAGCTGAGGCCCGGGCCCCCCAGGACTCCAAGGAGCCAGTGCGGGGCTGCCTGCCCATCTagctccttcccccttctcccctgtcACCCATATTTCCTaccttgctgtgtgaccttgggggaAGGCAGCACGCTCTGGGCAATCAGACTCACCCAATGCTTAAAGATAGAAGGGAAGAaagttcttcaaagaccttgactttgagggaaagggaggatggggttgctcacttttatatatttatgtgaaattAATAGTAAGGTATAATAAAgcggttttttttcttttttcttttctttctttttttttttagcttttgggAACATCGGCTTAGATGAATTCGATTTGAAGTGTAAGCTTTTTGAGGTCCCTAACAAactggaaatgggggtggggtggggggtggagctTCAGGTGAACCTTAAAAGATGGTTAGAGGTTGCTTCCGGGTGTGAATGAGGTAGGTTTCTGAAGCTGACGGAGGCCCCAGATAAACTTATCAAGGAGAATAAAATCAGCTTTATTGGGAGCTGGGTGCCTCTGCACCCTTGTTCTTACTTTTCAAAACACTTTTTCAGTTCAGCCACGCGAGGCTGCCTGACTGGGGGCCCCTGCCGGTTGGTTACTCCCAGCTCCTTGAGGGTTTGGGCTCGAGTCTGATCACTCAGGACCTGGAGAGGCTGGTTTCTGGGGCTCTCTGGAGAACTGAGGTGTGAGGGAGACTGAATGGGTTGTAATGTCCCGACAGTGTCAGGGTTGTGCTCTGTGGAGGCAAGAAGTTGCCGGCTCTCTTGGGGGCTGGGCTGAGTGGGCACTATGAGGAGCTTGGAGCAAGGGCTTTGTGGGATTCTAGGGTCCAGCTCGGTGGGAGCAGAACATTCGGGTTCTCGGCTGCTTGGGACTACTGAAGTGGTTGAAGATGCCGGAGGAGAGATGTCTGAAGGTGACTTAGAACAGTTCTTGTAATAGCTTGCCACCTCTAAAGATGGGGTGTCCTGTAGAGACGGCAGGTCCTCTGGCAAGGACCAGGGCTGGGCTTCCAGGGATTGCGCATCATCTTCTAGTTGCCATGGTGACCTCGCTGGGCTGTCAGGCTGGGAAGAGCAGGTCAGAGGGTGGTTGAGGTCAGGTGGGTAAGGGACAGGTTGGGAGGGCACAGTGAGGGTCTTACCAGGCTGAAGCAGCTCTCTGACGCCCCCTGCTGGCAGCAGTCCAAGCTCTGGCTGGCCCTCAGCCCGCCACCACTTTTGGTTTCCACGCTCAGACTGTCTAAAATCTCGCTTAACAGATCCAGTTCTCCAGACCCCAGGAAGCTGCCATCTAGAGTTTCCTCTGCCCAGGGACTCTGGGTGTCCTTGGGGCTCAAGGTAGGACTCCTGGATTGAGGATGGACATCCTGATCTTCGTTGGGTCTAGAGAAATCCCTCCTCATCCGTCATGACCCTTGCACCTCCAACTTTGACCTGCTTTAATTCTTACCTCTCCCCGAGGGGTTGGGAAGGTACCCCTTCCCGCCTGAATCTCCTGCTAGGGCGGAGGGGTCTGTTCTGAAAAAGATAAGGGAGGAAGAATGGGGAGGGGTCCAGGATCTGCAGAATCGGAGCTGGGGCTTTCCAGCCTGAATTGGAAAGAGTGAGCTAGGCGTGTTAATGCTCGTCTCTCCTCTGCACCtgcagcctgaggcaggaggatcattgcaAATTTGAGCCCTGGCTGGCTACATAGTGTGACgtttctaaaaacaaaccaaggaCCGGGATgaacctctgagtttgagatgagtctggtcaaaaaaaaaaaagtccctcaaACCAAGGAACTGAGAGGATGCAACtcggtagagggcttgcctaccatgcactgggacctgggtttgatctctagcaccTTTTATAATGGGAGTGGTGGATCAGTTCAAAGTCATACTTGGCtgtttgaggatagcc
It contains:
- the Crb3 gene encoding protein crumbs homolog 3 isoform X3, which gives rise to MATPGLGLLLAVGLPMLPAGWSQASTAPDPFNSTTPSPDPESSGGLSSEAVVAIAVVFSILGVILLAVGLFLLMRKLREKRQTEGTYRPSSEEQLLGTSA
- the Crb3 gene encoding protein crumbs homolog 3 isoform X2; the encoded protein is MATPGLGLLLAVGLPMLPAGWSQASTAPDPFNSTTPSPDPESSGGLSSEAVVAIAVVFSILGVILLAVGLFLLMRKLREKRQTEGTYRPSSEEQVGARAPPPPNLKLPPEERLI
- the Crb3 gene encoding protein crumbs homolog 3 isoform X1, producing MATPGLGLLLAVGLPMLPAGWSQASTAPDPFNSTTPSPDPESSGGLSSEAVVAIAVVFSILGVILLAVGLFLLMRKLREKRQTEGTYRPSSEEQASAEARAPQDSKEPVRGCLPI